The Arachis duranensis cultivar V14167 chromosome 2, aradu.V14167.gnm2.J7QH, whole genome shotgun sequence genome has a window encoding:
- the LOC107475565 gene encoding putative disease resistance RPP13-like protein 1 isoform X1, producing the protein MAAELVGGAFLSSFLNVLFDRLSDPAIINMMKGKKVDQKLLQKLETILSVVEAVLNDAERKQISNPAVKRWLENLQDAVYDADDLLDEIATKAATRKDPPPGNFLSRLLNLQDREMVTRIEKIIARLQDIANHKDILGLEKAIKNNHMSGRIESTSLVQKSDVFVGRDQEREGMVKLLLDDSNDGELSVIPIWGMGGIGKTTLAQLVFNDERVQQRFNVKTWVCVGEEIDVLKVTKTVVEKATSRPCNLNDLDSVQLWLKNELAGNSFLVVLDDMWSNNYMAWKKLLTPFQCGTEAGKHGGKILVTTRYEKIANMVKSHDHQAHNLSVLNDEDCWSLLANLTLLSKDCLGFENVGREIVKKCKGLPLAVQTLGSLLSTKDDERDWNDILNNEIWDFSEEESEILPALRISYYHLPSYLKRCFVYCSLYPKDYVFDRDELMLLWMAEGLLQQPRSGSTLEEVGYQYFDDLASRSFFQPSNNAHVNSFVMHDLMHDLATFYGGKFYFRTFELKNVLRHDAKTRHLSYALCSNDSISKIVEVCDSLKHARTLLKINLGIYHGFSKGIIDPCHLLEELKCLRVLSFKSFSHEEDLLHDSIGELIHLRYLDLSYTSVVTLPDSLCDLYNLQTLKLSNCKKLKKLPSNMQNLVNLRHLDIKGTELEEMPKGMGKLKDLQILRYYIVGKHEENGVGELGELVNLGGSFRIEKLENVVNSREAWRARMVDKKYMSELCLEWSSGEDSEMVDSQIEKDILAKLEPHKGLKELRMKGYRGTMFPDWVGQSLYHNITELVLSGCENCWVLPSLGQLPSLEWLEISDFDKVKMIGGEFYKDDGTDHHCEIPFRSLKTLDISGMPCWEEWESFECDDDDAPFPQLEVLSIWDCPKLRGDFPTFLPSLKDLGIARCEQLGCYLPRAPIIRQLRIFDIQEARMRDVPLSTLESLSISGEQQVEYVFNAMTRTQPTSLTWLKISNCSSAISFPGDSLPPSLLSLYIIDCKNVEFPMQHQQHHSLQSLHIYNSCDSLTSFALPAFPNLKYMRVQRCENLTSLEVSQSRSLQDLSVSDCSKLENIRLPATLSQLRINKCPLLDERIQKKDPHIWPIISHISYISVNGKWIRNDSTS; encoded by the exons ATGGCTGCTGAACTTGTTGGAGgagcttttctctcttcttttctcaatGTCCTTTTTGACCGCCTGTCTGACCCTGCAATCATCAACATGATGAAAGGAAAGAAGGTTGACCAGAAGCTGCTTCAAAAGCTGGAGACCATTTTGAGTGTGGTTGAAGCTGTGCTGAATGATGCTGAGAGGAAACAGATTTCTAACCCTGCTGTCAAGAGGTGGCTTGAAAATCTCCAAGATGCTGTCTATGATGCTGATGACTTGCTGGACGAAATCGCCACCAAAGCTGCCACTCGGAAGGATCCACCACCAGGTAACTTCCTGTCTCGCCTTCTTAATTTGCAAGATAGGGAGATGGTTACTAGGATTGAAAAAATCATTGCTAGACTACAAGATATTGCAAATCACAAAGATATCCTTGGTCTAGAAAAGGCTATAAAGAATAATCACATGTCAGGGAGAATTGAATCAACCTCTCTTGTTCAAAAGTCTGATGTTTTTGTTGGTAGGGACCAAGAGAGGGAGGGTATGGTCAAGTTGTTGTTGGATGATAGTAATGATGGTGAACTATCTGTGATCCCCATCTGGGGCATGGGTGGGATCGGAAAAACTACTTTGGCTCAATTGGTTTTCAATGATGAAAGAGTGCAGCAAAGGTTTAATGTTAAAACATGGGTTTGTGTTGGGGAAGAAATTGATGTTCTTAAGGTGACTAAAACTGTGGTAGAGAAAGCAACTTCTCGTCCTTGTAACTTGAATGATTTAGATTCAGTTCAGCTTTGGTTGAAGAATGAGCTAGCAGGGAATAGTTTCTTGGTTGTTTTGGATGACATGTGGAGTAACAATTATATGGCTTGGAAAAAGTTGCTAACTCCTTTTCAATGTGGAACTGAGGCAGGGAAGCATGGAGGTAAGATTCTTGTGACAACTCGTTATGAAAAGATTGCAAATATGGTCAAAAGTCATGACCATCAAGCCCACAATTTGAGTGTGTTGAATGATGAAGATTGTTGGTCATTGTTGGCAAATCTCACCTTGCTTTCTAAAGACTGTTTAGGTTTTGAAAATGTAGGGAGAGAAATCGTTAAAAAGTGTAAAGGATTACCTCTGGCTGTTCAAACACTTGGGAGCTTACTAAGTACCAAAGATGATGAAAGGGATTGGAATGATATTTTGAACAATGAAATTTGGGATTTTTCTGAAGAGGAAAGTGAGATTCTGCCTGCGTTGAGGATCAGTTATTACCACCTTCCTTCGTACTTAAAACGTTGTTTTGTTTATTGTTCTTTGTATCCCAAGGACTATGTGTTTGATAGAGATGAATTGATGTTATTGTGGATGGCAGAAGGTCTTTTGCAACAACCAAGGAGCGGAAGCACTTTAGAAGAAGTTGGTTATCAATATTTTGATGATTTAGCTTCAAGATCATTTTTTCAACCTTCTAATAATGCTCATGTAAATTCATTTGTGATGCACGATCTCATGCATGATTTAGCGACATTCTATGGTGGCAAGTTCTATTTTAGAACCTTTGAACTCAAAAATGTACTCAGGCATGATGCCAAAACTCGTCATTTGTCATATGCCCTTTGCAGCAATGATTCAATCTCAAAGATTGTGGAAGTATGTGATAGTTTAAAGCATGCAAGGACATTGCTGAAAATCAATTTGGGTATATATCATGGATTCTCAAAGGGAATAATCGATCCTTGTCAC CTGCTAGAAGAACTGAAGTGCTTACGAGTATTGTCATTTAAATCCTTTTCGCATGAGGAAGACTTGTTGCACGATTCAATTGGTGAATTGATTCATTTGCGTTATTTAGATCTTTCTTACACATCAGTTGTAACATTGCCTGACTCATTGTGTGATTTGTACAATTTACAAACTTTGAAGTTGAGCAACTGTAAGAAACTTAAAAAGCTTCCCTCCAACATGCAAAATCTTGTGAATTTGCGTCATCTTGATATTAAAGGCACTGAACTGGAAGAGATGCCAAAAGGTATGGGAAAATTAAAAGACTTGCAGATTCTGCGTTACTATATTGTTGGCAAGCATGAAGAGAATGGTGTTGGGGAATTGGGAGAACTTGTAAATCTTGGAGGGTCATTTCGGATTGAGAAATTGGAGAATGTGGTTAACAGCAGGGAAGCTTGGAGGGCAAGGATGGTTGATAAGAAATACATGAGTGAATTATGTTTGGAGTGGTCATCAGGTGAAGATAGTGAGATGGTTGATTCCCAAATCGAAAAAGATATACTTGCCAAATTAGAACCTCACAAAGGCCTGAAAGAACTAAGAATGAAGGGTTACAGGGGTACCATGTTTCCAGATTGGGTAGGGCAGTCTTTGTACCACAACATAACTGAGTTGGTGCTGAGTGGATGCGAGAATTGTTGGGTGCTTCCTTCACTTGGACAATTACCCTCTCTAGAGTGGCtggaaatttcagattttgacaAGGTGAAGATGATTGGTGGTGAATTCTACAAGGATGATGGAACTGATCATCATTGCGAAATACCCTTCCGATCCCTTAAAACTCTTGATATTTCAGGAATGCCTTGCTGGGAGGAATGGGAGTCGTTTGAATGTGATGACGATGATGCACCATTTCCTCAACTTGAGGTGCTCAGTATAtgggattgtcctaagttaagAGGAGATTTTCCCACTTTCCTTCCATCTTTGAAGGATCTCGGCATTGCACGATGCGAGCAGCTTGGTTGTTATCTGCCAAGAGCTCCCATCATTCGCCAATTAAGAATATTTGACATACAAGAAGCAAGAATGCGGGACGTACCACTTTCCACATTGGAATCACTATCGATTAGTGGAGAGCAACAGGTGGAGTACGTGTTCAATGCCATGACCCGCACCCAACCAACCTCTCTCACATGGCTAAAAATCTCAAACTGCTCATCAGCCATATCATTTCCAGGGGATTCTTTGCCCCCTTCATTGCTATCTCTGTACATCATAGATTGCAAGAATGTTGAATTCCCAATGCAACACCAACAACATCACTCACTACAGAGCTTACATATATACAACAGCTGCGATTCACTTACATCCTTTGCATTGCCAGCATTCCCAAATCTCAAATATATGAGAGTCCAAAGATGTGAAAATTTGACATCTCTCGAGGTGTCACAGTCACGGTCCCTTCAAGACTTATCAGTTTCAGATTGCTCCAAGCTGGAGAACATAAGGCTGCCTGCCACTTTAAGTCAACTCAGAATTAATAAATGTCCGTTGTTGGACGAACGCATACAGAAGAAGGACCCCCACATTTGGCCAATCATTTCCCACATCTCCTACATTTCTGTTAATGGGAAATGGATTCGCAATGACTCAACATCTTAA
- the LOC107475565 gene encoding putative disease resistance RPP13-like protein 1 isoform X4 has protein sequence MGGIGKTTLAQWVFNDDRVQQKFDVKTWVCVGEEFDVLKVTKTVVEKATSGPCNLNDLDSVQLWLKNELAEKSFLVVLDDMWSNNYMAWKKLLTPFQCGTEAGRHGGKILVTTRDEKIANMVKSHHHQAHNLSVLNDEDCWSLFANLALLSKDRLGFEKVGREIVKKCRGLPLAVQTLGSLLSTKDDERDWNDILNNEIWEFSEEESDILPALRISYYHLPSYLKRCFVYCSLYPKDYEFDRDELMLLWMAEGFLQQPRSGSILEEVGYEYFNDLASRSFFQHSNDGYENSFVMHDLMHDLATFYGGKFYFRTIELKNVLKHDTKTRHLSYGLRNDSVSKIMDVCESLKHARTLMQINLDRRDDFSVRIIDPCHLLEELKCLRVLSFKSFSHEEDLLHDSIGELIHLRYLDLSYTSVVTLPDSLCDLYNLQTLKLSNCKKLKKLPSNMQNLVNLRHLDIKGTELEEMPKGMGKLKDLQILRYYIVGKHEENGVGELGELVNLGGSFRIEKLENVVNSREAWRARMVDKKYMSELCLEWSSGEDSEMVDSQIEKDILAKLEPHKGLKELRMKGYRGTMFPDWVGQSLYHNITELVLSGCENCWVLPSLGQLPSLEWLEISDFDKVKMIGGEFYKDDGTDHHCEIPFRSLKTLDISGMPCWEEWESFECDDDDAPFPQLEVLSIWDCPKLRGDFPTFLPSLKDLGIARCEQLGCYLPRAPIIRQLRIFDIQEARMRDVPLSTLESLSISGEQQVEYVFNAMTRTQPTSLTWLKISNCSSAISFPGDSLPPSLLSLYIIDCKNVEFPMQHQQHHSLQSLHIYNSCDSLTSFALPAFPNLKYMRVQRCENLTSLEVSQSRSLQDLSVSDCSKLENIRLPATLSQLRINKCPLLDERIQKKDPHIWPIISHISYISVNGKWIRNDSTS, from the coding sequence ATGGGTGGGATTGGAAAAACTACTTTGGCTCAATGGGTTTTCAATGATGACAGAGTGCAGCAAAAATTTGATGTTAAAACATGGGTTTGTGTTGGGGAAGAATTTGATGTTCTTAAGGTGACTAAAACTGTGGTAGAGAAAGCAACTTCTGGTCCTTGTAACTTGAATGATTTAGATTCAGTTCAGCTTTGGTTGAAGAATGAGCTAGCAGAAAAGAGTTTCTTGGTTGTTTTGGATGACATGTGGAGTAACAATTATATGGCTTGGAAAAAGTTGCTAACTCCTTTTCAATGTGGAACTGAGGCAGGGAGGCATGGAGGTAAGATTCTTGTGACAACTCGTGATGAAAAGATTGCAAATATGGTCAAAAGTCATCACCATCAAGCCCACAATTTGAGTGTGTTGAATGATGAAGATTGTTGGTCATTGTTTGCAAATCTTGCCTTGCTTTCTAAAGACCGTTTAGGTTTTGAAAAAGTAGGGAGAGAAATCGTTAAAAAATGTAGAGGATTACCTTTGGCTGTTCAAACACTTGGGAGCTTACTAAGTACCAAAGATGATGAAAGGGACTGGAATGATATTTTGAACAATGAAATTTGGGAATTTTCTGAAGAGGAAAGTGATATTCTTCCTGCGTTGAGGATCAGTTATTACCATCTTCCTTCGTACTTAAAACGCTGTTTTGTTTATTGTTCTTTGTATCCCAAGGACTAtgagtttgatagagatgaatTGATGTTATTGTGGATGGCAGAAGGTTTTTTGCAACAACCAAGGAGTGGAAGCATTTTAGAAGAAGTTGGTTATGAATATTTTAATGATTTAGCTTCAAGATCATTTTTTCAACATTCTAATGATGGTTATGAAAATTCATTTGTGATGCACGACCTGATGCATGATTTGGCAACATTCTATGGTGGAAAGTTCTATTTTAGAACCATTGAACTCAAAAATGTACTCAAGCATGATACTAAAACTCGTCATTTGTCATATGGTCTTCGCAATGATTCAGTCTCAAAGATCATGGATGTATGTGAAAGTTTAAAGCATGCGAGGACATTGATGCAAATCAATTTGGATAGACGTGATGATTTCTCAGTGAGAATAATCGATCCTTGTCACCTGCTAGAAGAACTGAAGTGCTTACGAGTATTGTCATTTAAATCCTTTTCGCATGAGGAAGACTTGTTGCACGATTCAATTGGTGAATTGATTCATTTGCGTTATTTAGATCTTTCTTACACATCAGTTGTAACATTGCCTGACTCATTGTGTGATTTGTACAATTTACAAACTTTGAAGTTGAGCAACTGTAAGAAACTTAAAAAGCTTCCCTCCAACATGCAAAATCTTGTGAATTTGCGTCATCTTGATATTAAAGGCACTGAACTGGAAGAGATGCCAAAAGGTATGGGAAAATTAAAAGACTTGCAGATTCTGCGTTACTATATTGTTGGCAAGCATGAAGAGAATGGTGTTGGGGAATTGGGAGAACTTGTAAATCTTGGAGGGTCATTTCGGATTGAGAAATTGGAGAATGTGGTTAACAGCAGGGAAGCTTGGAGGGCAAGGATGGTTGATAAGAAATACATGAGTGAATTATGTTTGGAGTGGTCATCAGGTGAAGATAGTGAGATGGTTGATTCCCAAATCGAAAAAGATATACTTGCCAAATTAGAACCTCACAAAGGCCTGAAAGAACTAAGAATGAAGGGTTACAGGGGTACCATGTTTCCAGATTGGGTAGGGCAGTCTTTGTACCACAACATAACTGAGTTGGTGCTGAGTGGATGCGAGAATTGTTGGGTGCTTCCTTCACTTGGACAATTACCCTCTCTAGAGTGGCtggaaatttcagattttgacaAGGTGAAGATGATTGGTGGTGAATTCTACAAGGATGATGGAACTGATCATCATTGCGAAATACCCTTCCGATCCCTTAAAACTCTTGATATTTCAGGAATGCCTTGCTGGGAGGAATGGGAGTCGTTTGAATGTGATGACGATGATGCACCATTTCCTCAACTTGAGGTGCTCAGTATAtgggattgtcctaagttaagAGGAGATTTTCCCACTTTCCTTCCATCTTTGAAGGATCTCGGCATTGCACGATGCGAGCAGCTTGGTTGTTATCTGCCAAGAGCTCCCATCATTCGCCAATTAAGAATATTTGACATACAAGAAGCAAGAATGCGGGACGTACCACTTTCCACATTGGAATCACTATCGATTAGTGGAGAGCAACAGGTGGAGTACGTGTTCAATGCCATGACCCGCACCCAACCAACCTCTCTCACATGGCTAAAAATCTCAAACTGCTCATCAGCCATATCATTTCCAGGGGATTCTTTGCCCCCTTCATTGCTATCTCTGTACATCATAGATTGCAAGAATGTTGAATTCCCAATGCAACACCAACAACATCACTCACTACAGAGCTTACATATATACAACAGCTGCGATTCACTTACATCCTTTGCATTGCCAGCATTCCCAAATCTCAAATATATGAGAGTCCAAAGATGTGAAAATTTGACATCTCTCGAGGTGTCACAGTCACGGTCCCTTCAAGACTTATCAGTTTCAGATTGCTCCAAGCTGGAGAACATAAGGCTGCCTGCCACTTTAAGTCAACTCAGAATTAATAAATGTCCGTTGTTGGACGAACGCATACAGAAGAAGGACCCCCACATTTGGCCAATCATTTCCCACATCTCCTACATTTCTGTTAATGGGAAATGGATTCGCAATGACTCAACATCTTAA
- the LOC107475565 gene encoding putative disease resistance RPP13-like protein 1 isoform X2, whose protein sequence is MAAELVGGAFLSSFLNVLFDRLSDPAIINMMKGKKVDQKLLQKLETILSVVEAVLNDAERKQISNPAVKRWLENLQDAVYDADDLLDEIATKAATRKDPPPGNFLSRLLNLQDREMVTRIEKIIARLQDIANHKDILGLEKAIKNNHMSGRIESTSLVQKSDVFVGRDQEREGMVKLLLDDSNDGELSVIPIWGMGGIGKTTLAQLVFNDERVQQRFNVKTWVCVGEEIDVLKVTKTVVEKATSGPCNLNDLDSVQLWLKNELAEKSFLVVLDDMWSNNYMAWKKLLTPFQCGTEAGRHGGKILVTTRDEKIANMVKSHHHQAHNLSVLNDEDCWSLFANLALLSKDRLGFEKVGREIVKKCRGLPLAVQTLGSLLSTKDDERDWNDILNNEIWEFSEEESDILPALRISYYHLPSYLKRCFVYCSLYPKDYEFDRDELMLLWMAEGFLQQPRSGSILEEVGYEYFNDLASRSFFQHSNDGYENSFVMHDLMHDLATFYGGKFYFRTIELKNVLKHDTKTRHLSYGLRNDSVSKIMDVCESLKHARTLMQINLDRRDDFSVRIIDPCHLLEELKCLRVLSFKSFSHEEDLLHDSIGELIHLRYLDLSYTSVVTLPDSLCDLYNLQTLKLSNCKKLKKLPSNMQNLVNLRHLDIKGTELEEMPKGMGKLKDLQILRYYIVGKHEENGVGELGELVNLGGSFRIEKLENVVNSREAWRARMVDKKYMSELCLEWSSGEDSEMVDSQIEKDILAKLEPHKGLKELRMKGYRGTMFPDWVGQSLYHNITELVLSGCENCWVLPSLGQLPSLEWLEISDFDKVKMIGGEFYKDDGTDHHCEIPFRSLKTLDISGMPCWEEWESFECDDDDAPFPQLEVLSIWDCPKLRGDFPTFLPSLKDLGIARCEQLGCYLPRAPIIRQLRIFDIQEARMRDVPLSTLESLSISGEQQVEYVFNAMTRTQPTSLTWLKISNCSSAISFPGDSLPPSLLSLYIIDCKNVEFPMQHQQHHSLQSLHIYNSCDSLTSFALPAFPNLKYMRVQRCENLTSLEVSQSRSLQDLSVSDCSKLENIRLPATLSQLRINKCPLLDERIQKKDPHIWPIISHISYISVNGKWIRNDSTS, encoded by the exons ATGGCTGCTGAACTTGTTGGAGgagcttttctctcttcttttctcaatGTCCTTTTTGACCGCCTGTCTGACCCTGCAATCATCAACATGATGAAAGGAAAGAAGGTTGACCAGAAGCTGCTTCAAAAGCTGGAGACCATTTTGAGTGTGGTTGAAGCTGTGCTGAATGATGCTGAGAGGAAACAGATTTCTAACCCTGCTGTCAAGAGGTGGCTTGAAAATCTCCAAGATGCTGTCTATGATGCTGATGACTTGCTGGACGAAATCGCCACCAAAGCTGCCACTCGGAAGGATCCACCACCAGGTAACTTCCTGTCTCGCCTTCTTAATTTGCAAGATAGGGAGATGGTTACTAGGATTGAAAAAATCATTGCTAGACTACAAGATATTGCAAATCACAAAGATATCCTTGGTCTAGAAAAGGCTATAAAGAATAATCACATGTCAGGGAGAATTGAATCAACCTCTCTTGTTCAAAAGTCTGATGTTTTTGTTGGTAGGGACCAAGAGAGGGAGGGTATGGTCAAGTTGTTGTTGGATGATAGTAATGATGGTGAACTATCTGTGATCCCCATCTGGGGCATGGGTGGGATCGGAAAAACTACTTTGGCTCAATTGGTTTTCAATGATGAAAGAGTGCAGCAAAGGTTTAATGTTAAAACATGGGTTTGTGTTGGGGAAGAAATTGATGTTCTTAAG GTGACTAAAACTGTGGTAGAGAAAGCAACTTCTGGTCCTTGTAACTTGAATGATTTAGATTCAGTTCAGCTTTGGTTGAAGAATGAGCTAGCAGAAAAGAGTTTCTTGGTTGTTTTGGATGACATGTGGAGTAACAATTATATGGCTTGGAAAAAGTTGCTAACTCCTTTTCAATGTGGAACTGAGGCAGGGAGGCATGGAGGTAAGATTCTTGTGACAACTCGTGATGAAAAGATTGCAAATATGGTCAAAAGTCATCACCATCAAGCCCACAATTTGAGTGTGTTGAATGATGAAGATTGTTGGTCATTGTTTGCAAATCTTGCCTTGCTTTCTAAAGACCGTTTAGGTTTTGAAAAAGTAGGGAGAGAAATCGTTAAAAAATGTAGAGGATTACCTTTGGCTGTTCAAACACTTGGGAGCTTACTAAGTACCAAAGATGATGAAAGGGACTGGAATGATATTTTGAACAATGAAATTTGGGAATTTTCTGAAGAGGAAAGTGATATTCTTCCTGCGTTGAGGATCAGTTATTACCATCTTCCTTCGTACTTAAAACGCTGTTTTGTTTATTGTTCTTTGTATCCCAAGGACTAtgagtttgatagagatgaatTGATGTTATTGTGGATGGCAGAAGGTTTTTTGCAACAACCAAGGAGTGGAAGCATTTTAGAAGAAGTTGGTTATGAATATTTTAATGATTTAGCTTCAAGATCATTTTTTCAACATTCTAATGATGGTTATGAAAATTCATTTGTGATGCACGACCTGATGCATGATTTGGCAACATTCTATGGTGGAAAGTTCTATTTTAGAACCATTGAACTCAAAAATGTACTCAAGCATGATACTAAAACTCGTCATTTGTCATATGGTCTTCGCAATGATTCAGTCTCAAAGATCATGGATGTATGTGAAAGTTTAAAGCATGCGAGGACATTGATGCAAATCAATTTGGATAGACGTGATGATTTCTCAGTGAGAATAATCGATCCTTGTCACCTGCTAGAAGAACTGAAGTGCTTACGAGTATTGTCATTTAAATCCTTTTCGCATGAGGAAGACTTGTTGCACGATTCAATTGGTGAATTGATTCATTTGCGTTATTTAGATCTTTCTTACACATCAGTTGTAACATTGCCTGACTCATTGTGTGATTTGTACAATTTACAAACTTTGAAGTTGAGCAACTGTAAGAAACTTAAAAAGCTTCCCTCCAACATGCAAAATCTTGTGAATTTGCGTCATCTTGATATTAAAGGCACTGAACTGGAAGAGATGCCAAAAGGTATGGGAAAATTAAAAGACTTGCAGATTCTGCGTTACTATATTGTTGGCAAGCATGAAGAGAATGGTGTTGGGGAATTGGGAGAACTTGTAAATCTTGGAGGGTCATTTCGGATTGAGAAATTGGAGAATGTGGTTAACAGCAGGGAAGCTTGGAGGGCAAGGATGGTTGATAAGAAATACATGAGTGAATTATGTTTGGAGTGGTCATCAGGTGAAGATAGTGAGATGGTTGATTCCCAAATCGAAAAAGATATACTTGCCAAATTAGAACCTCACAAAGGCCTGAAAGAACTAAGAATGAAGGGTTACAGGGGTACCATGTTTCCAGATTGGGTAGGGCAGTCTTTGTACCACAACATAACTGAGTTGGTGCTGAGTGGATGCGAGAATTGTTGGGTGCTTCCTTCACTTGGACAATTACCCTCTCTAGAGTGGCtggaaatttcagattttgacaAGGTGAAGATGATTGGTGGTGAATTCTACAAGGATGATGGAACTGATCATCATTGCGAAATACCCTTCCGATCCCTTAAAACTCTTGATATTTCAGGAATGCCTTGCTGGGAGGAATGGGAGTCGTTTGAATGTGATGACGATGATGCACCATTTCCTCAACTTGAGGTGCTCAGTATAtgggattgtcctaagttaagAGGAGATTTTCCCACTTTCCTTCCATCTTTGAAGGATCTCGGCATTGCACGATGCGAGCAGCTTGGTTGTTATCTGCCAAGAGCTCCCATCATTCGCCAATTAAGAATATTTGACATACAAGAAGCAAGAATGCGGGACGTACCACTTTCCACATTGGAATCACTATCGATTAGTGGAGAGCAACAGGTGGAGTACGTGTTCAATGCCATGACCCGCACCCAACCAACCTCTCTCACATGGCTAAAAATCTCAAACTGCTCATCAGCCATATCATTTCCAGGGGATTCTTTGCCCCCTTCATTGCTATCTCTGTACATCATAGATTGCAAGAATGTTGAATTCCCAATGCAACACCAACAACATCACTCACTACAGAGCTTACATATATACAACAGCTGCGATTCACTTACATCCTTTGCATTGCCAGCATTCCCAAATCTCAAATATATGAGAGTCCAAAGATGTGAAAATTTGACATCTCTCGAGGTGTCACAGTCACGGTCCCTTCAAGACTTATCAGTTTCAGATTGCTCCAAGCTGGAGAACATAAGGCTGCCTGCCACTTTAAGTCAACTCAGAATTAATAAATGTCCGTTGTTGGACGAACGCATACAGAAGAAGGACCCCCACATTTGGCCAATCATTTCCCACATCTCCTACATTTCTGTTAATGGGAAATGGATTCGCAATGACTCAACATCTTAA